Proteins encoded together in one Anopheles darlingi chromosome 3, idAnoDarlMG_H_01, whole genome shotgun sequence window:
- the LOC125953917 gene encoding signal recognition particle receptor subunit beta, producing MEKIRRKAPAREPIKLGELDYTPVLIALAIVFITIVVLFLWKRKKTVRSAVLFTGLCESGKTFVFSNLILGDERETFTSIKENIGTYTTSKGRELKVVDVPGHERLRGKFFDQYKTSAKAIVYMIDSATVQKDIRDVADFLYTILADKAIANLPVIVLCNKQDETIAKSESAIRSMLEKEFNIVRQTRKNQLQSVDNSTSSVAFLGKSDSVDFDFGQVSQNVRFVPCSARNQELDELTTFLETL from the exons ATGGAGAAAATCAGGAGAAAAGCGCCTGCACGGGAACCGATCAAGCTGGGGGAGCTTGACTATACGCCCGTGTTGATTGCATTGGCCATTGtgttcatcaccatcg TGGTGCTGTTTCTATGGAAACGGAAGAAGACTGTCCGTTCTGCGGTGCTGTTCACGGGACTGTGTGAATCCGGCAAAACGTTCGTTTTCTCCAACCTGATCCTAGGCGATGAACGAGAAACATTCACTTCGATCAAAGAGAACATCGGCACCTACACGACGAGCAAGGGCCGTGAGTTGAAAGTGGTCGACGTGCCGGGACACGAGCGCTTGCGAGGCAAGTTCTTCGATCAATACAAAACCAGCGCAAAGGCGATCGTTTACATGATCGACAGTGCCACCGTGCAAAAGGATATCCGCGATGTAGCAGA CTTCCTGTATACCATCCTGGCGGACAAAGCAATTGCCAATCTTCCCGTGATTGTGCTGTGTAACAAACAGGATGAAACCATAGCGAAGAGTGAATCGGCCATTCGAAGCATGCTAGAGAAAGAATT TAACATTGTGcgacaaacgagaaaaaatCAGCTGCAATCGGTTGATAACAGCACATCGTCGGTGGCATTTTTAGGTAAATCCGATAGCGTAGATTTTGATTTTGGACAAGTCTCGCAGAACGTCCGGTTTGTCCCTTGCTCGGCTCGCAACCAGGAACTGGACGAGCTGACCACGTTCCTCGAAACGCTGTGA
- the LOC125953910 gene encoding vacuolar fusion protein CCZ1 homolog, translated as MSNRVIKAELSLRSFYIFNSAFGPKEGEEEKKVLFYHPQDSDIDTKIKDVGLSEAIIKFSNTFANDDSVQTLHTQKSCQFYYQPEPGYWMIMTLNVPFERKTRDSGDYNEYHGDAIHDTVYQSVLRQSYRLFRMFHGTYADNLQPSDDLDAQANLIGQLESFYQSYILHLQMKRCDVGDAFGSVQYLPLNQLLFLRVQNFINMIEATFEPIKHCIFLYHDQVVWSGINPTDLYTMYEYFHSPMFDLNASPEQARSVYVSEQGKTKRYTLMVCRKVQSITLCLLLDTADNEQSLYHELNAVINPQLTSISSDIGAHLQSSGEPNHGIGCSGSSKDDSASAPKFIYFNELNLQHRGTVRLGPAQYQTIGGIGGSSNSSGGSSGSSLPNDVMNLIVDLLDDARSNERANVTDETIVKTHDDYWIVKRSCNARHVFIILNKSSTLIDVTEETKKILDQNVKGIFF; from the exons ATGAGTAACCGTGTGATAAAAGCAGAACTTTCTCTGCGgagtttttacatttttaactCAGCCTTCGGCCCAAAAGAGGGTGAA gaggaaaagaaggtgcTTTTCTACCATCCGCAGGACTCGGATATCGACACCAAAATAAAAGATGTTGGCCTCAGCGAAGCGATTATCAAGTTCAGCAA CACATTCGCCAATGATGATAGCGTGCAAACGCTGCACACGCAGAAAAGCTGCCAGTTTTATTATCAGCCCGAGCCGGGCTACTGGATGATCATGACCCTGAACGTCCCGTTCGAGCGAAAAACGCGCGATTCCGGTGACTACAATGAGTACCACGGTGATGCAATCCACGACACCGTCTATCAATCGGTGTTACGCCAATCGTACCGATTGTTCCGCATGTTCCATGGCACCTACGCGGACAATCTGCAACCGAGCGACGATCTAGACGCTCAGGCGAATCTGATCGGACAGTTGGAATCATTTTACCAAAGCTACATCCTGCACCTGCAGATGAAGAGATGTGACGTAGGAGACGCATTCGGGAGCGTTCAGTATCTACCCCTGAATCAGTTGCTGTTTCTGCGAGTGCAAAACTTCATTAACATGATCGAGGCCACCTTCGAACCGATCAAACATTGCATCTTCCTGTACCACGATCAGGTCGTCTGGAGTGGCATCAACCCGACCGATCTGTACACCATGTACGAGTACTTCCACAGTCCCATGTTCGATCTGAACGCCAGTCCCGAGCAGGCACGGTCGGTGTATGTGAGTGAGCAGGGTAAAACGAAGCGCTACACGCTGATGGTATGCCGTAAGGTACAGAGTATCACTTTGTGTCTGCTGCTCGATACAGCCGATAACGAGCAATCACTCTATCACGAGCTGAATGCCGTCATAAACCCACAGTTAACAAGCATTTCCTCCGACATCGGAGCGCACCTGCAAAGCAGTGGAGAACCGAACCATGGGATCGGTTGTTCCGGCAGTAGTAAGGACGATTCCGCCTCGGCTCCCAAGTTTATCTACTTCAACGAACTCAACCTTCAGCACCGGGGCACGGTACGATTAGGGCCGGCACAGTACCAAACGAtcggtggtatcggtggtagcagcaacagcagtggaggaagcagcggcagtagcttACCGAATGACGTTATGAACCTGATCGTCGACCTGCTGGATGATGCGCGTAGCAATGAGCGAGCTAACGTGACCGATGAAACGATCGTCAAAACACACGACGATTACTGGATAGTGAAGCGAAGCTGTAACGCGCGGCACGTATTCATCATCCTAAACAAAAGCTCCACGCTGATCGACGTGACggaggaaacgaagaagatACTGGACCAAAATGTAAAGGGAATTTTCTTTTAG